The DNA window TTATTAGGGAGCATAAAGAAATTTGTAGAAAATATGGATGTAAATATATTCTTGTATCTAATGAGATTTCTATAGAGGAAATATTATTTGATCAATTAGTGAAACATGGAATTTTGAGGTGATAGGATGAAATTTTACTCGCCCTTGTCTTTTTTTTATTTATTGGCAGGTGTACCCATTATATTGATGTATTTATTGAAAAAGCAACATGAAGAGAAAAAAATACCGAGTACTTATCTTTGGGAAAAAGCTTTAAGAGATATGGAGGCCAATAAGCCTTGGCAAAAATTAAGGAAAAATATTCTTTTATTTTTACAACTACTGATTACTTTGTGTATTGTTTTTTTTCTAAGCAATCCCTATATTTTATCAGATAAAATTGATGGAGAAAATATAATCATTATGCTAGACAAATCTGCAAGTATGCAAAGTACAGATGTGGAAAAAAGCAGATTTGATGCTGCGAAAGAGGAAATCAGAAAGCTTATAGATGGTTTAAGTCCAAATACTTATGTAACCCTTATGACTGTAGAAAATACGCCTCAAATTGTTGCAAAGACAAAGGACAAAAGATTATTAAAAAGAAAACTATCTACTATTGATGTTGGAAATGGTAATGATCATGTAGAAGAAGCCATAAAAGTAGTAAAAGCTATGATGAAAGATAAAAATCATAAAATACTTTATTATACAGATAAAGGGATAAAAGAATCCATTTCGAACATGGTAGTAAAAAATATACATGGAGATGGAAAAAATATAGCGATTGAAAATATAGCCCATCGTATGGAGGAAGATGGAATAAGCGTGTTGATAAACGTGACCAACTTTTCAGATGAAGCTTTCAAGGGAGATCTTATTCTTTATACGGATGAAACTGTTTTTGATGTAAAGACCATTGAGATAAAATCAAATGAAAAGAAAAATTATTATTTTAGAAAAATACCTAAAAAGATCAATCTTATAAAAGGAGAAATAGATATAGAGGATAGTTTTAAGCTAGATAATGAAAGGTATCATATGGTACACAGTAATCCTTCTAGTAAAGTATTATTAACGAGTAAACAAAATATATTTTTAGAAAAAGCTATTGGCATCAATAAAACTATTAACCTTTACAAAGCGAATGAAATTATGGAAGATTTATCAGGATATGATCTTTATGTTTATGATGGATTAGTTCCTAAAGTTTTACCTAAAGATGGGAATATCATCCTATTTAATCCTCCAATAGGCAATGGAATCATTAAGGTAAAAGGGAAAAGTAAGGCGGGTAGATGGAAACAAAAAAATGATCCTATATTTAATGCTGTAGATATAGATTTTAATGCTGATGAAGTAAAAAAACTAGTAGTTCCTAAATGGGCAAATCCTACATTATTTTCAGATGATGAACCTGTAATGTTTAAAGGACAAAAGGGAAATCAGAAAATCTTCGTAGTAGGGTTTGATTTACATCATACAGATTTCCCATTAAAAATAGATTTTCCTATTTTTGTACAAAATCTATTAGAGGATGCTTTAAGCTTAAATAGACAAGATCAAATAGAGGTAATAGCAGGAAATCCCATTAAGATTGATGTACTCCCTAAAAGTGAAGAAGTGATTGTGAAAAGTCCTAAAGGAGATGAGTTAAAAATAGGCCCCCCTTTCCCATTAGCACCTTTTACAGATACTAATGAAGTGGGTGTTTATACAATCAAACAAACATATGGTGGGGAGCAATTAAAAAATTATTTTGTATCTAATATAGATACAAAGAAGGAATCCGATATAGGTTTTTTTTATGAGAATAAAAATAATATAGAAGAAAAGAAAGATTCAATAAAGATAGGAAGAAATCTAAAAAATATCTTTTTATGGATGGTATTGATCTTACTTTTAGTAGAATGGGTGGTGTATCATGGTGACTATTAATTTTAATGATCCCATTTTATTGTTATTGATTCCATTTTCTTTAATCTTTCTATTCTACTTTGTTAGAAATGGGAAAATGGAAAAAAGAAGAAAAAATAGATTGTTTTTAATGAGAAGTTTAATCATTATTTTGACAATCCTTTCTTTAAGTGGACTACATATAAAATCTTATGTAGATCAAGTTACTACTATATTTGCAGTTGATTTGTCAGAAAGTACATTAAAAAATAAGGATGATTTTAAAGCTTTTATAGAAGAATCCTTAAAATATACTTCTAAGAATGACCAAGTAGGGGTATTGACTTTCGGAAAGGAAATACAAATAGAAACTTCCTTATCAGATACTATAAAAAATATAGAATTTCAAACAAATCCAGGGAAAAACTATACCAATATAGAAAATGCTTTGAAGATTTCTAGAAGTATTATTCCAGAGGAGAGTAGAAAAAGGATTGTTCTTTTGAGTGATGGCGAAGAGAATATAGGCAATAGCATGAATGAAGCCTTTTTGATGAAAGAGGAGAATATTGATTTTAAAGTGCTAAAATTGAATAAAAATATAGGGAAGGAAGTACAGCTTAGCAGTGTAGAGGTTCCAAAAATCTTGTATGAAAATCAAAGCTTTGGAATTAAAATCAATATTTGGAGCAACATAGCTACAAATGTTAAAATAAAGCTTTATTCAGGAAGAAGTCTTGTAGGAGAAAAAGAAGTGTTCGTGCAAAAAGGAGAAAATTCTTTTGTCTTTAAGGATGTAGCAAAAAGTAATGGATTTGGTTCTTATAAGGTAGTGATTGATCCTAAGCAGGATACCAATATGGAGAATAATACTTATGAGACTTATACAGAGGTACAAGGAAAGCCAAAGATTTTATTAATAGATGGAGAAAGTAATGGGGGAAGAGAACTAAGTAAAATATTAAAAAGTGCAGCACTAGATGTAAATACTATAAAAGCACAGCAAGCTCCCCAAAATATAGCTGAACTATCAAAATATAAGACAGTGATTATGTGTGATGTATCCTTAGAAAATATCCATAGTGAATTTATAAACGCCTTAAAAGCATATGTGAGAGATTATGGAGGAGGACTTTTCGTTACAGGAGGAGAAAATAGTTTTGCATTAGGAGGATATTACAAAACTCCTTTAGAAGAAATTTTACCTGTAGATATGGAAATGAAAGTAAAAGGAAAAGTACCTAATTTAGGGCTTATGCTAGTTATAGATAAATCTGGAAGTATGGAAAGTGGCCAATATGGGTTAAGTAAAATAAATATTGCCAAGGAAGCTGCAATAAAGGCTGTTCATTCATTAAAGTCAAAGGACAAAATAGGGGTGATTGCCTTTGATGGGGCTGCACAGTGGGTTGTACCATTATCTTCAGTGGATGATGAGGAGAATATAAAAAGGAGTATTGGCACCATCAGAGCAGGGGGAGGTACAAGTATTGTTCCAGCATTAGATGAAGCGTATAATGCATTAAAGGATACAGATACAAAATTGAAGCATATTATTTTATTAACAGATGGACAGGCTGAAAGATACGGCTATACAAGTTTAATAGAAGAGATGAAAAAGAAAGGGATTACCATATCTACTGTGGCAGTAGGAGAGGGTGCAGATACCTCGCTTCTTGAAGGAATTGCTAAGAGTGGTCGTGGAAGATATTACTTTGTAGATGAATTTTCAACCATTCCTCAGATTTTTACAAAAGAGACTTTTCTTGCATCAAAGTCCTATATCAATAATAGGACATTTACCCCTAAAGTTGGTATTTTTCATGATATTTTAAATCCTTTAGCAGGTAATATTCCTGATTTGGGTGGATATATTGGAAGCTGCGCAAAACCGCGAGCTCGTATCCTTCTTGTGAGTGATAAAGAAGACCCAATCCTTTCAATTTGGCAGTATGGATTAGGAAAAAGTGTTGCATGGACATCTGATGTAAATGGAAAGTGGACAAAAAACTATCTTCATTCTGATGAAGGGATTAAATTTTTTAAAAATATGGTGGAATGGACATTTTCTAAAAATGAAAACAATCGGTTGCAAGTAGATACAAATAGTACAGGAAAAAAGGGTGAAATCATAGTAAAAAATATAGGAAATTTTGAAGAAGGATATAAAGCAAAAGCAACTATTATTACACCATCCCTTGAAAAGATAGAGATGAAACTTGATCCAATAAGTCCTGGAACCTATAAGAATGAATTTGCTTCTTTAGAAAAGGGAATTTATATGATCAATGTGAATCAATATAAAGGCGATAAATTAGTGAATACTAAAAAGCAAGGAATGGTTGTAAATTATTCTAAGGAATATGATTTTGCAGATAGAAAAAATAATTTGGAAGGACTTGTATATCAAACTGGAGGAATGTTTATTGAAAGGCCAGAAGAAGTTTTTGCAAAAGATTTAGATCCTGTATATGGTTCAAAGGATTTATCTAGAATGCTTATGATCATAGCTTTGATATTATTTGTTATAGATATTGCTTTAAGAAGGTTAAATATAAGATGGAAGAGATTTAAGTTAATAGAAAATAATATTAGCAAAAAGGTAAGTAAAGTTCCTTTCAATGTAAAACCATCGAAAAATAATAGCATAAAAGATCCTATAGATGAAGATAAGAAAGAAGAGAAAAAAACAGTAAAAATAAAAGAACATGAACGTAAGGGAAAAACAATAGATACATCTAGATTGTTAAAGGCAAAAGATAAGAGAAAAAGATAATAGATGGATAACAGTAAATTAAAATAGATTTACTGTTATTTTTTGTCGAAAAAACAAAAAACACATTGTTATATATGTAACAAAAGCGTATACTATTCTAGTATTCATTAGATTTGGGAAAAAAGAGGTGAGGGATGAAAACATGAAATTTCAAAGGAGTATAAAAACGAAAATATTA is part of the Crassaminicella profunda genome and encodes:
- a CDS encoding vWA domain-containing protein, giving the protein MKFYSPLSFFYLLAGVPIILMYLLKKQHEEKKIPSTYLWEKALRDMEANKPWQKLRKNILLFLQLLITLCIVFFLSNPYILSDKIDGENIIIMLDKSASMQSTDVEKSRFDAAKEEIRKLIDGLSPNTYVTLMTVENTPQIVAKTKDKRLLKRKLSTIDVGNGNDHVEEAIKVVKAMMKDKNHKILYYTDKGIKESISNMVVKNIHGDGKNIAIENIAHRMEEDGISVLINVTNFSDEAFKGDLILYTDETVFDVKTIEIKSNEKKNYYFRKIPKKINLIKGEIDIEDSFKLDNERYHMVHSNPSSKVLLTSKQNIFLEKAIGINKTINLYKANEIMEDLSGYDLYVYDGLVPKVLPKDGNIILFNPPIGNGIIKVKGKSKAGRWKQKNDPIFNAVDIDFNADEVKKLVVPKWANPTLFSDDEPVMFKGQKGNQKIFVVGFDLHHTDFPLKIDFPIFVQNLLEDALSLNRQDQIEVIAGNPIKIDVLPKSEEVIVKSPKGDELKIGPPFPLAPFTDTNEVGVYTIKQTYGGEQLKNYFVSNIDTKKESDIGFFYENKNNIEEKKDSIKIGRNLKNIFLWMVLILLLVEWVVYHGDY
- a CDS encoding VWA domain-containing protein, whose protein sequence is MVTINFNDPILLLLIPFSLIFLFYFVRNGKMEKRRKNRLFLMRSLIIILTILSLSGLHIKSYVDQVTTIFAVDLSESTLKNKDDFKAFIEESLKYTSKNDQVGVLTFGKEIQIETSLSDTIKNIEFQTNPGKNYTNIENALKISRSIIPEESRKRIVLLSDGEENIGNSMNEAFLMKEENIDFKVLKLNKNIGKEVQLSSVEVPKILYENQSFGIKINIWSNIATNVKIKLYSGRSLVGEKEVFVQKGENSFVFKDVAKSNGFGSYKVVIDPKQDTNMENNTYETYTEVQGKPKILLIDGESNGGRELSKILKSAALDVNTIKAQQAPQNIAELSKYKTVIMCDVSLENIHSEFINALKAYVRDYGGGLFVTGGENSFALGGYYKTPLEEILPVDMEMKVKGKVPNLGLMLVIDKSGSMESGQYGLSKINIAKEAAIKAVHSLKSKDKIGVIAFDGAAQWVVPLSSVDDEENIKRSIGTIRAGGGTSIVPALDEAYNALKDTDTKLKHIILLTDGQAERYGYTSLIEEMKKKGITISTVAVGEGADTSLLEGIAKSGRGRYYFVDEFSTIPQIFTKETFLASKSYINNRTFTPKVGIFHDILNPLAGNIPDLGGYIGSCAKPRARILLVSDKEDPILSIWQYGLGKSVAWTSDVNGKWTKNYLHSDEGIKFFKNMVEWTFSKNENNRLQVDTNSTGKKGEIIVKNIGNFEEGYKAKATIITPSLEKIEMKLDPISPGTYKNEFASLEKGIYMINVNQYKGDKLVNTKKQGMVVNYSKEYDFADRKNNLEGLVYQTGGMFIERPEEVFAKDLDPVYGSKDLSRMLMIIALILFVIDIALRRLNIRWKRFKLIENNISKKVSKVPFNVKPSKNNSIKDPIDEDKKEEKKTVKIKEHERKGKTIDTSRLLKAKDKRKR